In the genome of Propionispora hippei DSM 15287, the window ATAATGTCTCCGCTATACACAATCTCTTGTCCATTACGCAATGTCTTTTTTATCACCAATTCCTCCGGAACAGACGCCTGAGTCGTTTCTGCTAAAGCAGTATCGCCGCCAACACAAAGGGCGGTTTCCGCTATGCTCCAGGAAAGACCATGGCTTGTAAACAGCTCGGTTAATTGTCCCTGTTGTTCCGGTGTGAGTATGCGTACGGCAGATGAAATATTCACCACAGCACCATTACTAAAAAATTTCGCCGCTGATTCCAGCTTTCTCCTGAGTTGTTGCATAATTTCGCCAAAGTCAGCGGATTCGTTCAATAATAACTGTAGCCCGGTTTTACTTCCTTTAAATATTACATCTTCCTGCATATCATTCTCCTAAATTTTACCATGAATTAACTGCCAATTACAATCATATTTCGCGACAATTGGCAAATTTTCCTGCAATAAAAAATGATTTACAAAAATTATGCTTTATAAAATAAATGAGGAACATGAGTTATTCTCATATTCCTCATTTATTTTATAAAGCAACCCTTGTTCTGTAAATCTTGGGGGCTTCTGTGGCCGTCTGATTAATATTAAAGGCCGCCTCCATAATTTTTTTGGCTATCGGAACAGCAGAAGAGGCGCCGAAACCACCTTGTTCAACAATAACAACAACAGCAATCCGGGGATCATCATAAGGGGCATAGGCGACAAACCAGCCGTGATCATCGCCATGAGAGTTCTCGGCTGTACCGGTCTTCCCGGCAATAGGTACCGGAAAGTCCCCGAAAGCTTCCGAGGCTGTTCCGCCTTCAGCCGCCACTTCCCGCAGTGACTGGCGAATTAAAGATAGCGTACGCTCTGAAAGCTGAACCTGTCCGACCTCTTCCGGTTCAAACGTTTTTACAACATTGCCATCGGGAGCAAGAATTTTGCTTACTAA includes:
- the minC gene encoding septum site-determining protein MinC, producing MQEDVIFKGSKTGLQLLLNESADFGEIMQQLRRKLESAAKFFSNGAVVNISSAVRILTPEQQGQLTELFTSHGLSWSIAETALCVGGDTALAETTQASVPEELVIKKTLRNGQEIVYSGDIIVFGDINPGAQLIAGGDIIIYGTCRGVVHAGAYGDEQATITANKLMASQIRIAGLIARAPDHIDYPEYVETARVKDGAVIIEPAIL